AGGCTAGCTTCGCAGTCGAAGTTGCGCTCCGGCTTGCTGGGAGGAAAAGCCGTCTGGTCGGGGTACTTGAAGTTGATTTTACCGACCTGGCTGGGGCTGTTGGGCCGAAAGCGCAGAATAACCAGGTTCTGGCGGTCGGAGTTGTTGTTGCCACAGTCGCCGATGTAGTAGTTGCCGCTGGGGTCACGGCTCAGGCTTTCCCAGTCGTTGTTGGGGGCAGCAATAGTGAGCTTATCCAGCTGCTGGCCCTGGGCATCGACCCGAAACAAAACGGGCGGCTCCCCGTCGTCGCCGAACGTGTAATACGTACCGGCCTCCGGCGCCGGGCACAGGCCCGAGCTTTCCAGAATATCGTCGGTGAGGCGGCCCACGTGGCGCAGGCCAGCCGGCAGCGGCTGGTCGGGCTTGTATTTTTTGTGCGAGCCTTTTTTGCCTTTTTTACCCTGCGGGGCAGCCTGAGTAATGCGCTGCGGCTGGCCGCTGGCTGGCTGGTCGGTCGTAGCCCCCGAGCAGGCTGAGGTCAGCAGCACAACCGCCAGCAGCGGGCGAATAAGTAGTGGGATATACAGCATATGGCCCGCTTGTACGGAAAACCCGCCCGCAAGGCTGAGCCCGCATTACCTCTTCATGCTAGGGCACCGGGTCATAGCCCGCTCCGCCCCACGGATGGCAGCGGCCAATGCGACGCAGCGCCAGCCGCCCCCCCGCCAGGCCCCGTATCGGCCAATGGCCTCGACTGCATAGGCCGAGCAGGTAGGCGTGTAGCGGCAGCTCGGTGGCGTAAGCGGCGAGATAAACAGCTGGTAAAAGCGCACAAGCAGCAGCAGCACACGGCGAAGCATAGTCGATAGAAACCCAGATAGCTGCGCAAAGTTCAGCAGCTATCGGTTAGCAAGCCGGAAAATACCGGGCTGCAGAAGAAAATTCATTTATATTTCATAAATTTGACTCCCAATTAACGGATATGCTTATATCTTACAGCTAACCCTTTGAAACACGCTTTACCCGCATTACTGCTCAGCTTTTTTTTGCTTCCTTTTGTGCTATTCGGCCAGGGTAATGGCCCGGCCGGCCACGGAGCCCGTGTGCAGGCGCTGGGCAATGCGTCCTCCCCGCTTAGCGGCGAGGTATGGGCGGCGGCCAACAACGCGGCTGGTCTGGCTGGCCTTACCAAGCCTGTCGTGGGCGTATACCTGGAAAACCGCTACCTCCTGCCGAGCCTTAACGCCACGGCCGTAGCGCTGGCCCTGCCGCTGGGCGAAATTGAGCCGGCCACCGCTGCCCTACCCGCCCGCGCCGGGCGCGGCGTGCTGGGCTTCGAAGCGCAACGCTTTGGCGGAATTCTATATAATGAAATCAAAGTAGGCATAGCGTATGGCTACCGGCTGGGCACGGTAAGCGTGGGAGGGCGGCTCGACGCGCTGCAAGTGAGCTTTCAGGACCTGGGCAGCCGCCGCACGCTGGCTGCTTCGCTGGGCGGGCAGGCCGAGCTACTGCCCCGGCGCCTCACGCTGGGTGTTTATCTGTATAACCTGACGCAGGCCCGGCTGGCCGACTACCAGGACGAGCGCGTGCCGACCGTGCTGCGGGCCGGCCTGGCCTACCGCCCCAGCAAGCAGGTGCTGCTACTGGCCGAAGCCGAAAAAGATGTGGAGCGCCCGGCCGGCATGAAGGCCGGCCTCGAATACCTGCCCGCTGAAGCCGTAGCCGTGCGCCTGGGCTACACCAGCGGCAGCCAGCAAACCATGGCCGGCGTGGGCATCCGGGCCGGCAGCTTCTGGTTTGACTACGCGGCGGGCTGGCAGGCAGCCCTGGGCCTGAGCCATTATTTCAGCCTGAGCTGGCACTGGGGGCCGGGTGAACCCGGAAATGAAAAACCATAAGGCGATGAGGCGGGGCGAAGCGTCGGTTTTCCGATTTCTGATTTATGCTTTCTCAAGCCTGCTTTTTGCCGGGCTGCTGCCCCAACGGACTGCTGCACAGGATTTTCCGCGCCTGTCCCCCGACTTCGACCGACTTGCCCAGGAGCTTTTTGCGGAAATTCAATCGGACCAGATTCCGTACGAAGACCTGTACGGCACGCTGCTGCTCTACTACCAGTCGCCGCTCAACCTCAACACCGCCAGCCCCGAAGAGCTGCGGGCACTGCCATTGCTGAGCGAAAAGCAGGTGGCGGCACTCTTAAAACACCGCCAGCTTACCGGCCCGCTGCTGAGCGTGTATGAGCTGCAGGCCGTGCCGGAATGGAACCTGGCTAGCATTGAGCGCGTCGCACCCTTCGTAACCGTGCAGGGCTCCAGCGCCAACTCGGCCCGCGGACCATTGTGGCAACGCATTAAAAATGAAGAGAATAATGCTGCGCTGCTGCGCTACGAGCGCGTGCTGCAGCAGCGCAAAGGCTACTCGCCGGCCGACAGCTTTCAGGGGCGGCCGACCCAGCGCTACCTTGGCTCGCCCGATGCGCTGGTGCTGCGCTACCGCGTGAGCCATGCCCATGATTTCAGCCTGGGCTTTGCCGCCAAGAAAGATGCGGGCGAGCGCCTGACCTGGCAGCCAGCCCAGCGCCAGTACGGGCCCGATTTCCTATCGGCCCACTTTGTGCTCTACGACCAGGGCCGACTCAAAACGCTGGCGCTGGGCGATTATCAGCTGCAATTTGGCCAGGGGCTTCTGCTGTCGTCGGGGCTGGCGGCGGGCAAAGGTGCCGAAACGATAACCTCGCTGCGCCGGCCCTCGCTGGGGGTGCGGCCCTACGCCGCGCTGCTCGAAAACACGTTTTTTCGGGGCGCCGCGGCTACTTACCAGCTGGCTCCGCGCTGGGAAGCGACGGCATTTGCCTCCCACAAGAATATTGACGCTACGGCCGGGCAGAGCGCCGATTCGCTGGCGCAATTCGACGAGTTCAGCAGTAGTCTGCTCTTAACGGGGCTGCACCGCACGGCTACCGAGCTGGCCAACCGCCAGCGGCAGCGTGAAACCATAGCCGGCGGGCACCTCGGCTACTTGAGTACCGATGGTAACCTGGCGCTGGGCTTTACCGCCGTTGGCACCCACTACGGTACCGCGCTGCTAAAGCGCCCGCAGCCCTACAATCGCTATGAGTTCAGCGGCCAGCGGAATATAGTATTTGGGCTACATTACAGCTATGGCTGGCGCAACCTGCTGCTGTTTGGCGAAAGCGGATGCAGCGCCGGGGGCGG
The sequence above is drawn from the Hymenobacter baengnokdamensis genome and encodes:
- a CDS encoding PorV/PorQ family protein produces the protein MLPFVLFGQGNGPAGHGARVQALGNASSPLSGEVWAAANNAAGLAGLTKPVVGVYLENRYLLPSLNATAVALALPLGEIEPATAALPARAGRGVLGFEAQRFGGILYNEIKVGIAYGYRLGTVSVGGRLDALQVSFQDLGSRRTLAASLGGQAELLPRRLTLGVYLYNLTQARLADYQDERVPTVLRAGLAYRPSKQVLLLAEAEKDVERPAGMKAGLEYLPAEAVAVRLGYTSGSQQTMAGVGIRAGSFWFDYAAGWQAALGLSHYFSLSWHWGPGEPGNEKP
- a CDS encoding ComEA family DNA-binding protein, which codes for MKNHKAMRRGEASVFRFLIYAFSSLLFAGLLPQRTAAQDFPRLSPDFDRLAQELFAEIQSDQIPYEDLYGTLLLYYQSPLNLNTASPEELRALPLLSEKQVAALLKHRQLTGPLLSVYELQAVPEWNLASIERVAPFVTVQGSSANSARGPLWQRIKNEENNAALLRYERVLQQRKGYSPADSFQGRPTQRYLGSPDALVLRYRVSHAHDFSLGFAAKKDAGERLTWQPAQRQYGPDFLSAHFVLYDQGRLKTLALGDYQLQFGQGLLLSSGLAAGKGAETITSLRRPSLGVRPYAALLENTFFRGAAATYQLAPRWEATAFASHKNIDATAGQSADSLAQFDEFSSSLLLTGLHRTATELANRQRQRETIAGGHLGYLSTDGNLALGFTAVGTHYGTALLKRPQPYNRYEFSGQRNIVFGLHYSYGWRNLLLFGESGCSAGGGLGSVNGVLASLGPAVDAAVLVRQYGVDFHTFYGNALSESTRNSNETGLYVGLKLRPWARWEISAYFDQFRFPWLRYRVAAPSQGQDALLRVAFTPSKTSLLYAQYRGRLKPLDLSASLMGRPVPLPGEQLRHALLLYCEVQPTARLGLRTRLQASYLQADAGLPWRRGYVLSQDASLQLPHRVSLAARYAVFDTDDYDTRQYAFEQDVLYAVSVPALYGQGTRAYLLGQVAFNKHVSLWLRYAETRYRHQATIGSGLEEIKGTVRSEVTGQLRYRF